In Pseudomonas sp. MM213, a genomic segment contains:
- a CDS encoding TRAP transporter substrate-binding protein, translating into MSRILTESVSRRSFLVSAGVTVGGAFAANLLPSSVFAATKPIVLRYTSSLPDTHPLNQQMKAASLAIKAETNGAVDLQVYANGAMGGDTDMLSQVRAGAIDFIPLPGAILSTLVPAMSIESMPFAFKDYDSVWAALDGKLGEYVRAKTEKVGLIPMEKVWNNGFRQITSSTRPINTPQDLAGFKLRVLVSPLWTSMFSALGASPTGISINETYSALQTKVVDGQENPLVVVESARFYEVQKYCSMTDHIWGGFWIVASGKTFPKLPADVQEIVSRQINAAALVQRQQVIDLNSSLEPSLTAHGITFNKVDRTLFRTDLQSKGFYTQWKDKYGPEAWSLLEQYAGQLS; encoded by the coding sequence ATGAGCCGTATCTTGACCGAGTCCGTCAGCCGCCGATCCTTTCTAGTGTCTGCCGGCGTCACCGTGGGTGGTGCTTTCGCCGCCAACCTGCTGCCTTCCAGCGTCTTCGCCGCGACCAAACCCATCGTGCTGCGCTACACCAGCAGCCTGCCCGACACCCATCCGCTGAACCAACAGATGAAGGCCGCCTCGCTGGCGATCAAGGCCGAAACCAACGGCGCGGTGGACTTGCAGGTGTACGCCAACGGCGCCATGGGCGGCGACACCGACATGCTGTCCCAGGTGCGCGCCGGGGCAATCGATTTCATTCCACTGCCGGGTGCAATTCTCTCGACGCTGGTGCCGGCCATGTCGATTGAAAGCATGCCGTTTGCGTTCAAGGACTACGACAGTGTCTGGGCTGCGCTAGACGGCAAGCTGGGCGAGTACGTGCGCGCCAAGACCGAGAAGGTCGGCCTGATCCCGATGGAAAAAGTCTGGAACAACGGCTTCCGCCAGATCACCAGTTCGACGCGGCCGATCAACACGCCGCAAGACCTCGCCGGCTTCAAACTGCGCGTCTTGGTCAGCCCGCTGTGGACGTCGATGTTCAGCGCCCTGGGCGCGTCGCCGACCGGCATCAGCATCAACGAAACCTACTCGGCCTTGCAGACCAAAGTGGTCGACGGCCAGGAAAACCCGCTGGTGGTGGTCGAGTCCGCACGCTTCTATGAAGTGCAGAAATATTGCTCGATGACTGACCACATCTGGGGCGGTTTCTGGATCGTCGCCTCGGGAAAGACCTTCCCGAAACTGCCGGCGGACGTGCAGGAAATCGTCTCCCGGCAGATCAACGCCGCCGCGCTGGTTCAGCGCCAACAGGTGATCGACCTCAACTCCAGCCTGGAGCCGTCGCTGACCGCCCACGGCATCACCTTCAACAAAGTCGACCGCACACTGTTCAGGACAGACCTGCAATCGAAAGGCTTCTACACCCAATGGAAGGATAAGTACGGCCCGGAAGCCTGGAGCTTGCTTGAGCAATACGCGGGTCAACTGTCCTAA
- a CDS encoding TRAP transporter large permease, translating to MKNELPMTDVAPAEGLSPHQTTFRLGRALDTGLRWLTEGSAALLVVIEVTLLFCNVFSRYVLNQPIVWGDELASLLFLWLAMLGSVVAMRRGEHMRLTSFISRLPMEKRAFIDTLGAVIVITFIGLLFTPAWEYVSDEWIITTAALEIPNAFRVSAIAVGLSLMLMTCVARLLTSARLIDFSVSVAMLASLGALLWVAEGSMLLMGNWNLVIFFMVGVMAMIVIGVPIMVAFGLATVAYLSTMTSTPLTLVVGRMDEGMASLILLAIPLFVFLGALIEAMGMARAMIRFLCSLIGHVRGGLSYVLIGAIYLISGISGSKAADMAAIAPALFPEMKKRGEDENELVAMLNASGAMSETIPPSLVLITIGSVTGVSISALFTGGFMPAVVGAIAMAAVIWWKNRKGEASTGKRASGKEIGHSLLLAIPALALPFVIRTAVVEGVATATEVAAIGVAYTFIVGLLCYRCFDWRRLYPILVSTASLSGAILIIIGSATAMAWALTQSGFSHQLAQVMATVPGGAMGFLIISAVAFILLGSFLEGIPAIVLFGPLLFPIAKAMGINDVHYAMVAIFAMGLGLFAPPFGVGFYAACAIAKVDPSGAMRRVWPYLGALVVALAVLIAVPWISIGFLPSA from the coding sequence ATGAAAAATGAACTGCCAATGACGGATGTTGCTCCCGCTGAAGGACTCAGCCCACACCAAACCACATTTCGTCTCGGCCGCGCGCTGGACACCGGTCTGCGCTGGCTGACCGAGGGCAGCGCGGCGTTGCTGGTGGTCATCGAAGTCACGCTGCTTTTCTGCAACGTGTTCTCGCGTTATGTGCTCAACCAGCCGATTGTCTGGGGCGACGAACTGGCTTCGCTGCTGTTCCTGTGGCTGGCGATGCTCGGTTCAGTGGTGGCGATGCGACGCGGCGAACACATGCGGCTGACCTCGTTCATCTCGCGGCTGCCCATGGAAAAACGGGCGTTCATCGACACCCTGGGCGCAGTGATCGTCATCACCTTCATCGGGCTGCTGTTTACCCCGGCCTGGGAGTACGTCAGCGACGAGTGGATCATCACCACCGCCGCCCTCGAAATCCCCAACGCCTTTCGCGTCTCCGCCATCGCCGTCGGCCTGAGCCTGATGCTGATGACCTGCGTCGCCCGGCTGTTGACCAGCGCACGGTTGATCGACTTCTCGGTCTCGGTGGCGATGCTCGCATCCCTCGGCGCGTTGTTGTGGGTGGCCGAAGGCTCGATGTTGCTGATGGGCAACTGGAACCTGGTGATCTTCTTCATGGTCGGCGTGATGGCGATGATCGTCATCGGCGTCCCCATCATGGTCGCGTTCGGCCTGGCTACGGTGGCGTACCTGTCGACCATGACCAGCACACCACTCACGCTGGTGGTGGGGCGGATGGACGAAGGCATGGCGAGCCTGATCCTGCTGGCCATCCCGCTGTTCGTGTTTTTGGGTGCGCTGATCGAAGCCATGGGCATGGCGCGGGCGATGATCCGTTTCCTGTGCTCGCTGATCGGCCATGTGCGCGGCGGTTTGTCGTACGTGCTGATCGGTGCCATTTACCTGATCTCCGGTATTTCCGGCTCGAAGGCAGCCGACATGGCAGCCATCGCCCCGGCGCTGTTCCCGGAAATGAAGAAGCGCGGCGAGGACGAAAACGAACTGGTGGCGATGCTTAACGCCTCCGGGGCGATGTCGGAAACCATTCCGCCGAGCCTGGTGCTTATCACCATCGGTTCGGTGACCGGCGTGTCGATTTCCGCACTGTTCACCGGCGGTTTCATGCCGGCGGTGGTGGGCGCGATTGCGATGGCAGCCGTCATCTGGTGGAAGAACCGCAAAGGTGAGGCCTCTACCGGCAAACGCGCCTCGGGCAAGGAAATCGGCCACTCGCTGCTGCTCGCGATCCCTGCGCTGGCCCTGCCCTTCGTGATCCGCACTGCGGTGGTCGAAGGCGTCGCCACCGCGACCGAAGTCGCCGCCATCGGCGTGGCCTACACCTTCATCGTCGGTCTGCTGTGCTACCGCTGCTTCGACTGGCGCCGCTTGTATCCGATTCTGGTCAGCACCGCGTCGTTGTCCGGCGCGATCCTGATCATCATCGGCAGCGCCACCGCCATGGCCTGGGCGCTGACCCAGTCGGGCTTTTCGCACCAGTTGGCGCAAGTGATGGCGACCGTTCCGGGGGGCGCGATGGGCTTCCTGATCATCTCCGCCGTGGCGTTCATCCTGCTCGGCAGTTTCCTGGAAGGCATCCCGGCCATCGTGCTGTTCGGCCCGCTGCTGTTCCCGATTGCCAAAGCCATGGGCATCAACGACGTGCATTACGCCATGGTCGCGATCTTCGCCATGGGCCTGGGCTTGTTCGCCCCGCCATTCGGCGTCGGTTTCTACGCCGCGTGCGCCATCGCCAAGGTCGACCCAAGTGGCGCCATGCGCCGGGTCTGGCCGTATCTCGGCGCCCTGGTCGTCGCGCTGGCGGTGCTGATCGCCGTGCCGTGGATTTCCATCGGTTTCCTGCCGTCTGCCTGA
- a CDS encoding thioesterase family protein, whose amino-acid sequence MNFSTLHPGSATERPLIVDKQRTISFLGEDLRIYATPRLVDDIEQTCLDYLLTFLDEGENTVGAAVDIRHVGATLLGMSVNIVATVTRIEGRSVTFNVEVRDDVELVATAAHTRVVVNVAKLRSRVQAKAEAAAAGDVEDGVLSPSQFSASR is encoded by the coding sequence ATGAATTTCTCCACTCTGCACCCAGGCTCCGCCACCGAGCGCCCACTGATCGTCGACAAACAACGCACCATTTCGTTTCTGGGCGAAGACTTGCGCATCTACGCCACGCCGCGCCTGGTCGACGACATTGAACAGACTTGCCTCGATTACCTGCTGACCTTCCTCGACGAGGGTGAAAACACCGTGGGGGCGGCGGTCGATATCCGTCACGTCGGCGCCACGCTGCTGGGCATGTCGGTGAACATTGTCGCCACGGTCACTCGCATCGAAGGTCGCAGCGTCACCTTCAATGTCGAAGTGCGCGATGACGTCGAGCTGGTGGCGACAGCAGCGCATACCCGTGTGGTGGTGAACGTCGCCAAACTGCGCAGCCGCGTCCAGGCCAAAGCCGAGGCAGCGGCTGCCGGCGACGTCGAAGACGGCGTGCTCAGCCCTTCGCAATTCTCCGCGTCGCGCTGA
- a CDS encoding amidohydrolase family protein: MITLHERNGMPNLAAGDALPVVDAHHHLWDLGNGRYPWLQDEYHEEFFLGDYHSLCRDFLPEQFLALTENQRLVGTVHVEAERARDEQVAETRWLEQVNARYGFPNAIVAHAWFDREDSAEILAAQAARPLVKGIRSKPVTSASPDVSVAGAKGTMQDPNWLEGFSRLAEHDLSWDLRVPPWHLVEAAEVAAMFPQIRIALNHTGFAWDRSPQGMARWRKGLEALALQPNVHIKLSEFGLKDSPWNYDDNRIVVLTALEIFGPERCMFASNFPVAGLRASYDTIADGMAAMLAPMGRAVQEAVFAGNARRFYRLEEQHG; this comes from the coding sequence ATGATCACCCTTCACGAACGCAACGGCATGCCGAACCTGGCGGCCGGGGATGCGCTGCCGGTCGTCGATGCCCATCACCATTTGTGGGACTTGGGCAACGGGCGCTATCCGTGGTTGCAGGACGAGTATCACGAGGAATTCTTCCTCGGCGACTATCACAGCCTGTGCCGTGATTTCCTGCCGGAACAGTTCCTCGCCCTGACCGAAAATCAACGCTTGGTCGGCACGGTGCACGTCGAGGCCGAGCGTGCACGCGATGAGCAAGTCGCCGAGACACGCTGGCTGGAACAAGTGAACGCCCGTTACGGCTTCCCGAATGCCATCGTTGCCCATGCCTGGTTCGATCGCGAAGACAGTGCAGAGATTCTCGCCGCTCAAGCCGCCAGGCCGCTGGTGAAAGGCATCCGTTCGAAACCGGTGACTTCGGCATCGCCGGACGTATCGGTGGCCGGTGCCAAGGGCACCATGCAGGACCCGAACTGGCTGGAAGGCTTTTCGCGGCTGGCCGAGCACGATCTGTCGTGGGACCTGCGGGTGCCGCCGTGGCACCTGGTCGAAGCGGCTGAAGTGGCGGCGATGTTTCCGCAGATCCGCATTGCGCTCAACCACACCGGTTTCGCCTGGGACCGCAGCCCACAAGGCATGGCGCGCTGGCGCAAAGGCCTGGAGGCGTTGGCCTTGCAGCCGAACGTGCACATCAAGCTGTCGGAGTTCGGGCTTAAAGATTCGCCCTGGAATTATGACGACAACCGGATTGTGGTCCTGACCGCGCTGGAAATCTTCGGCCCCGAGCGCTGCATGTTCGCCAGCAATTTTCCGGTGGCCGGGCTGCGCGCTTCCTACGACACGATTGCCGATGGCATGGCCGCGATGCTCGCCCCCATGGGGCGTGCGGTGCAGGAAGCGGTGTTCGCCGGCAACGCCCGACGCTTTTATCGATTGGAGGAGCAGCATGGATAA
- a CDS encoding amidohydrolase family protein: MDNLSAIDWRARFLASGDDADLPIVDAHQHYFDIETHYYPWLNDRPLRPFRYGDYSSICRNFLPADYHRLTGRHHVVQTVVIEGEWDPATPADEVRFVESLAKTESTLGAMVAQAWLDREDAFDLLRLYGDHPLVRGIRHKPTVTSREAWREDFIAPGSMRDPRWRDGYAQLAENGLHFELQAPWWHLPEAAELARDFPDVSIVVNHTALPADRSEEGLAGWRENLALLAKEPNVVLKISGICIPGKAWPIEANRVVVNDAISIFDVSRCAFASNYPVDGVVNSLSEVFDGFKTIVRDRSLEDRLALFHDNARRIYRLA; encoded by the coding sequence ATGGATAACCTGTCGGCCATCGACTGGCGCGCACGTTTTCTGGCCAGCGGCGACGATGCGGATTTGCCCATCGTCGACGCGCATCAACACTATTTCGATATCGAAACCCATTACTACCCATGGCTGAACGACCGGCCGTTGCGACCGTTTCGTTATGGCGATTACTCGTCGATCTGCCGCAATTTCCTGCCCGCCGACTATCACCGGCTGACCGGCCGCCATCACGTCGTGCAAACGGTCGTGATCGAAGGTGAGTGGGACCCGGCGACACCGGCCGATGAAGTGCGGTTTGTCGAATCGCTGGCGAAAACCGAGTCCACCCTGGGCGCCATGGTCGCGCAGGCCTGGCTGGATCGTGAAGACGCTTTTGATCTGCTGCGCCTGTACGGCGATCACCCGCTGGTGCGCGGCATACGCCACAAACCGACAGTGACCAGCCGTGAAGCCTGGCGCGAAGATTTTATCGCCCCCGGTTCGATGCGCGATCCGCGCTGGCGCGATGGCTATGCCCAACTGGCCGAAAACGGCCTGCACTTCGAATTGCAGGCGCCATGGTGGCATCTGCCGGAAGCCGCCGAGCTGGCCCGGGATTTTCCCGACGTGTCCATCGTGGTCAATCACACCGCATTGCCCGCCGACCGCTCCGAAGAAGGTCTGGCCGGTTGGCGTGAAAACCTCGCCCTGCTGGCAAAGGAACCGAACGTCGTGCTGAAGATTTCCGGCATCTGCATTCCCGGCAAGGCGTGGCCGATCGAGGCGAACCGCGTGGTGGTGAACGACGCGATATCGATTTTCGACGTCAGCCGCTGCGCGTTTGCCAGCAATTACCCGGTCGATGGCGTGGTGAACAGCCTCAGCGAAGTGTTCGACGGTTTCAAAACCATTGTCCGGGACCGCTCTCTCGAAGATCGGCTTGCGCTGTTTCATGACAACGCCCGACGCATCTACCGGCTCGCTTGA
- a CDS encoding aldehyde dehydrogenase (NADP(+)): MFEVSGHNYIAGTRSANGTHTLQSHDASTGEALPFRFHQATAEEVNAAAEAAATAYPTFRNLSAARRAGFLDAIAAELDALDDTFIALVCQETALPAGRIQGERARTSGQMRLFATMLRRGDFYGARIDRALPGRQPLPRPDLRQYRTGLGPVAVFGASNFPLAFSTAGGDTASALAAGCPVVFKAHSGHMATADYVADAITRAARKTGMPAGVFNLLYGSVGEALVKHPAIQAVGFTGSLRGGRALCDMAAARPQPIPVFAEMSSINPVLLMPEALKARGEKIAAELSASVVLGAGQFCTNPGLVLGIRSAEFTAFLERFTGLMSEQPAQTMLNAGALKSYCHGLDNLRAHPGITHLAGSEQQGNQARPQVFKADASLLINGDELLQEEVFGPTTLVVEVADHSELMQALHGLRGQLTATLITEDSELDTLGDVLALLEQKVGRVLFNGYPTGVEVCDAMVHGGPYPATSDARGTSVGTLAIDRFLRPVCYQNCPDSLLPEALKNSNPLDIARLVDGVSSRDAL, translated from the coding sequence ATGTTTGAAGTTTCAGGCCACAACTACATCGCCGGCACACGCTCGGCCAACGGCACGCACACCCTGCAAAGCCACGACGCCAGCACTGGCGAAGCACTGCCCTTTCGCTTCCATCAGGCAACAGCCGAGGAAGTGAATGCCGCTGCAGAAGCCGCGGCCACGGCGTACCCGACTTTCCGTAACCTGTCGGCCGCCCGCCGCGCCGGGTTCCTCGATGCCATCGCCGCAGAACTCGATGCACTGGATGACACGTTCATCGCCCTGGTGTGCCAGGAAACTGCCCTGCCCGCCGGGCGCATTCAAGGTGAACGGGCACGCACCAGCGGCCAGATGCGCCTGTTCGCCACGATGCTGCGTCGGGGTGATTTCTACGGTGCGCGCATCGACCGTGCCCTGCCGGGCCGTCAGCCACTGCCGCGTCCCGACCTGCGTCAGTACCGCACCGGGCTCGGTCCGGTCGCCGTGTTCGGCGCCAGCAACTTTCCGCTGGCCTTCTCCACTGCCGGCGGCGACACCGCTTCCGCCCTCGCCGCCGGTTGCCCGGTGGTGTTCAAGGCCCACAGCGGCCACATGGCAACTGCCGATTACGTCGCCGATGCGATCACCCGTGCAGCGCGCAAAACCGGAATGCCCGCAGGCGTGTTCAACCTGCTCTACGGCAGCGTCGGTGAGGCGCTGGTCAAGCATCCGGCCATTCAGGCGGTCGGCTTCACCGGTTCGTTGCGTGGCGGTCGCGCCTTGTGTGACATGGCGGCGGCGCGCCCTCAGCCGATCCCGGTGTTCGCCGAGATGAGCAGCATCAACCCGGTGTTGCTGATGCCCGAAGCACTCAAGGCACGCGGTGAAAAAATCGCCGCCGAGCTGAGCGCTTCCGTGGTGTTGGGTGCGGGCCAGTTCTGCACCAACCCCGGTTTGGTGCTGGGCATTCGTTCGGCGGAATTCACGGCATTCCTCGAACGTTTTACCGGATTGATGAGCGAACAACCGGCGCAAACGATGCTCAACGCCGGCGCCTTGAAAAGCTATTGCCATGGCCTCGACAACCTGCGCGCTCACCCCGGCATCACGCACCTGGCCGGCAGCGAGCAACAGGGCAATCAGGCGCGGCCGCAAGTGTTCAAGGCCGATGCGAGCCTGCTGATCAATGGCGATGAGCTGCTTCAGGAAGAAGTGTTCGGCCCGACCACCCTCGTCGTTGAAGTCGCCGACCACAGCGAATTGATGCAGGCATTGCACGGTTTGCGCGGGCAGTTGACCGCCACGCTGATTACCGAGGATTCGGAGCTCGATACCCTCGGCGATGTACTGGCCCTGCTGGAACAGAAAGTCGGGCGCGTGCTGTTCAACGGTTATCCCACTGGCGTGGAAGTCTGCGACGCCATGGTGCATGGCGGCCCTTACCCGGCGACGTCGGATGCACGCGGCACCTCGGTCGGAACCTTGGCGATCGATCGTTTCCTGCGGCCGGTGTGTTACCAGAATTGCCCCGACAGCCTGTTGCCGGAGGCCCTGAAAAACAGCAACCCGCTGGACATCGCCCGACTGGTTGACGGCGTCAGCAGCCGCGATGCGCTGTAA
- a CDS encoding PPC domain-containing DNA-binding protein: MQVQRHPKQRLCKLMLAVSAAVMINIAGAQLAFAETTPTATTAPMQCPTEATPRYTKTPTGYLMVLRTGDNAFKELTKLAIAEKIPSASITGIGFGNVKFGFWNKDKKDFDAKLLNGVEMASITGSVAWKNEQPSIHMHGVAGDATFQAYGGHILDFEVTTGSMEITVIVHQRRLERGIDPCIGANVLGI, encoded by the coding sequence ATGCAAGTCCAACGTCACCCGAAACAACGCCTGTGCAAACTGATGCTGGCCGTGTCCGCCGCCGTGATGATCAACATTGCAGGTGCTCAATTGGCCTTTGCCGAAACCACTCCCACCGCGACGACCGCGCCGATGCAATGCCCCACTGAAGCCACACCGCGCTACACCAAAACCCCCACCGGTTACCTCATGGTCCTGCGCACGGGCGACAACGCGTTCAAGGAGCTGACCAAACTGGCCATCGCCGAGAAGATCCCCAGCGCGTCCATCACCGGTATCGGCTTCGGCAACGTCAAGTTCGGTTTCTGGAACAAGGACAAGAAGGACTTCGACGCCAAGCTCTTGAACGGTGTCGAGATGGCGAGCATCACCGGCTCGGTCGCCTGGAAAAACGAACAGCCTTCGATCCATATGCACGGCGTGGCCGGTGACGCCACGTTCCAGGCGTATGGCGGCCACATCCTCGACTTCGAAGTCACCACCGGCTCGATGGAAATCACCGTGATCGTCCACCAGCGTCGCCTGGAGCGCGGCATTGACCCATGCATCGGCGCCAACGTGCTGGGTATCTGA
- a CDS encoding OprD family porin, whose amino-acid sequence MSNKNTVVTLALGAIALSTQAHADFLSDSKATLGMRNFYFNNDNRDGPAAPSKTEEWAQGFMLDFKSGYTDGMVGFGVDALGLMGITLDSGKGRHVGSSMIPSDSDNSAVDEWSRLGLTGKVKVSKTELRLGTLMPKLPILVSNDGRLLPQTFDGGQITSSEFKDLTLTGGRIEHATGRGSSDRTGLAATGGTRESNAFDFAGGDWKITKDLTAQYYYANLDNYYTQQFFGLLHTLAISDNQSLKTDLRYFKTDSSGANSSGTSGYRISGYTEGADGEIDNRTWSAALIYTVGAHALTAGYQSVSSGSNFTQLSQGNLPDKGAGGASLYLYTDRLIQTFTRAGERTSFGQYAYDFAGVGVPGLKASVIYLSGDNIKTVTGDTQKEWERDFGLDYTIQSGALKGVGFGWRNGKSNSEASRDQDQNRLIVNYSIPLL is encoded by the coding sequence ATGAGCAACAAGAACACCGTTGTAACCCTGGCGCTGGGCGCCATTGCACTGAGCACCCAGGCCCACGCCGATTTCCTGAGTGACAGCAAGGCAACTCTGGGGATGAGGAATTTCTACTTCAACAACGACAACCGCGACGGCCCGGCCGCGCCGTCGAAAACCGAGGAATGGGCGCAGGGTTTCATGCTCGACTTCAAGTCGGGTTACACCGATGGCATGGTCGGCTTTGGTGTCGATGCGCTCGGGCTGATGGGGATCACGCTGGACAGCGGCAAAGGACGCCACGTCGGCAGCAGCATGATTCCGTCGGACAGCGACAACAGCGCGGTCGATGAATGGAGCCGGCTGGGGTTGACCGGCAAGGTCAAAGTCTCGAAAACCGAGCTGCGCCTGGGCACGCTGATGCCGAAACTGCCGATCCTGGTGTCCAACGACGGGCGCCTGCTGCCACAGACATTCGACGGCGGCCAGATCACTTCCAGCGAGTTCAAGGACCTGACCCTCACGGGTGGCCGCATCGAACATGCGACGGGCCGTGGCTCAAGCGACCGGACAGGCCTGGCGGCCACCGGCGGCACCCGCGAAAGCAACGCATTCGACTTCGCTGGCGGCGACTGGAAAATCACCAAGGACCTGACCGCCCAGTATTACTACGCCAACCTCGACAACTATTACACCCAGCAGTTTTTTGGCCTGTTGCACACGCTGGCGATCTCGGACAATCAATCGCTGAAAACCGACCTGCGCTACTTCAAGACCGATTCGTCCGGTGCCAACAGTTCGGGCACCTCAGGCTACCGAATCAGCGGCTACACCGAAGGCGCCGATGGCGAAATCGACAACCGGACCTGGAGCGCCGCACTGATCTACACCGTCGGTGCCCATGCACTCACCGCCGGTTATCAAAGCGTTTCCAGCGGTAGCAACTTCACCCAGCTCAGCCAGGGCAACCTGCCCGATAAAGGTGCCGGCGGCGCCAGCCTGTACCTGTACACCGACCGCCTGATCCAGACCTTCACCCGCGCGGGCGAACGCACGTCTTTCGGTCAGTATGCGTATGACTTTGCCGGTGTGGGTGTGCCTGGTTTGAAGGCTTCGGTCATCTACCTCAGCGGCGATAACATCAAGACCGTCACCGGCGACACCCAGAAGGAATGGGAACGGGATTTCGGCCTGGACTACACGATTCAATCCGGCGCGCTCAAAGGAGTCGGGTTTGGCTGGCGCAACGGCAAGTCCAACAGCGAAGCGAGCCGTGATCAGGATCAGAACCGTTTGATCGTGAACTACAGCATTCCGCTGCTTTAA